Part of the Acidobacteriota bacterium genome, AGTCGGAAATTGACGCGGCGGTGCTGCCTTACATCAACAACTTTTTCGCCACCACGCGGCTTGGCCCCGAAGACATTATCAGTGTGGATGTTTTCGACAAACCGAACTATTCGCGCGCCAACATCACCATTCCGCCCGACGGCGTCATCAGCTACCCGCAGATCGGGCGCTTGCAGGTGGCGGGCCGCACCGTGCCCGACATCGAAAAAGAAGTGCGCGAAAAGCTGATGGAATACATCATTGACCCGCAAGTCACCGTGCAACTGGTCGCCTCGCACAGCCAAAAAATCTTCGTCGTCGGTGATGTCAACACGCCCGGCATTTATGAAATGACCCGCCGCATGACCGTCACCGAAGCGCTGTCCCGCGCCGGTTACCTGACCAAATATGGCGACAAAAAGAAGATTCACGTCTTGCGTATGCAACCGGATGGCAACACCGCCGCCATGCCGCTCAATATGAAAGAGGTCGAGCAAGGCAAACGCCAAGACATGTTTTTGGTGCCGGGCGACACCATCGTGGTGCCGGGCAACATCTTCAAGACGATTGACCAGGTGTCGGGCGTGGTGATGATTGCGACGTGGATGCGGATTCTGGTGCGCTGAGGCGGCAACGATGAAACCACCGTTCAAGCAATTTGCGTGCGTCTTTGCAGCGGTGTTGTTTACGCTCGGTGAGGCGCAAACCTCTCAGCCCGTGAAGGCGGGCGGCAGCCTAAAGCCCAGGGTGGAGCGCGGCGCCAGCCGCGCGGAACCCTGGGTCATCGCAGTTACAACCCCAGCCCGCGAAGCGGGCGACAGGCATTCATTTTTCAAGCTAATAAGCTCTGCCGCCCACTCCGTGGGCTGGCTGACTCTTTTGCGAACAAACCCAGGGTTCCGCGCTGTGCGCTCCACCCTGGGCTTTAGGCTGCCACCCACTCCGTGGGCTGAAACCGCGCCCAATCCGAGTTGGCAAAAACAAACCACCAACTCACTCGCCCGCCTCACTTCCATTCATTTCACCGATGCACAACACGGCTGGGTTGCGGGCAGCAACGGCACGCTGCTCAAAACCGGCGATGGCGGCGCAATCTGGGAACGCGTCGCGCTACCGCCTGAATTCAGCCGCGATTTGCTGCGCGCGGTCTGGGCGCTCGATGCGCAACGCGTGCGCTTGCTGGGTGAATACAATCTGACACAACGGCCCAGCAGTAACGACCTGGCCGCGCGCGCGTTCCTGCTCGCGTCGGATGATGGCGGCGCGACGTGGCAAAACATCGAACCCGCGCGTCCGCCCGACAAACCGTATCGCCGCCCGCGCCGCCCCGTCGGACAAGCCAGCGAAAGCGCAGCGGAGCAGGTGGAACGCTTGAACTCGCCGATTCTGACCGCGTTCTCGTTTGTGGCTGGCAGCGGCTGGCTCATCGGCGAATCAGGGACGATTCAAACGACGCGCGATGGCGGCGCGAGTTGGCAGATGCAATACGCCGTGACGCGCAAGCTCTTTTACGATGTGACCGCGCTCGACACGCAACAAGCCTGGATCGTCGGCGGTGGCGGCAGCATCCTGCGCACGGTGGATGGCGGCAGCAATTGGAACGAACAG contains:
- a CDS encoding polysaccharide export protein; translated protein: MQSFKLHCLTHFILAAVLLPGIAPLTRAQGQDKPKAQPQQTDPATLTEAQRQALRRENQSEIDAAVLPYINNFFATTRLGPEDIISVDVFDKPNYSRANITIPPDGVISYPQIGRLQVAGRTVPDIEKEVREKLMEYIIDPQVTVQLVASHSQKIFVVGDVNTPGIYEMTRRMTVTEALSRAGYLTKYGDKKKIHVLRMQPDGNTAAMPLNMKEVEQGKRQDMFLVPGDTIVVPGNIFKTIDQVSGVVMIATWMRILVR